The Leifsonia williamsii genome includes a region encoding these proteins:
- a CDS encoding ABC transporter ATP-binding protein — protein sequence MLLPIASTATVRATAARLIRRHRGALSVVLALHTLAAVAGLAGPALIGVIIDGVTGGTLVSAGIDTIALVLLAAIVAQALLTRFAQRQSMVLGEGVFASLREEFLATVARLPLSTVEAAGTGDLLARTTNDIQSVAQTVRFGVPRILVAGVTAVLTVVAAFVVNPAVAVGMFAGVPILVVATRWYLKRSGPGYQRQLASYATLGGAISETVDGVRTIEALSLAPAQRSKVDAALRERRESEWYTLWLRSWFFPMTDISFLLPVIVVLAWGAFLVGSGAASIGAVTAVALYAMQLVSPVDELISWLDEIQVGTTALSRIIGVADVPEDRHATGETPADEHVVASDVRYAYREGVEVLHGVSLDLAVGERLAIVGPSGSGKSTLGRLMAGITEPTSGRVTVGGVRLVDLPLDDLRSHVALVTQEHHVFVGTIADNLSLARPGAGRDELARALRVVDALRWVAAMPKGLDTVVGSGGVVLTPAQAQQLALARLVLLDPHTLILDEATSLLDPTAARDLERAMNRVLEGRTVVAIAHRLHTAHDADRIAVVRDGYVDELGSHDELVAAGGAYAELWASWHGGGR from the coding sequence ATGCTGCTTCCGATCGCTAGCACCGCGACCGTCCGCGCGACGGCCGCCCGCCTCATCCGCCGCCACCGCGGCGCCCTCTCGGTGGTGCTCGCGCTGCACACGCTGGCCGCGGTCGCGGGCCTCGCAGGCCCCGCACTGATCGGCGTGATCATCGACGGCGTCACCGGCGGCACGCTCGTCAGCGCCGGCATCGACACCATCGCGCTCGTGCTGCTCGCGGCGATCGTGGCGCAGGCGCTGCTGACGCGGTTCGCGCAGCGGCAGTCGATGGTGCTCGGCGAGGGGGTGTTCGCGTCGCTGCGGGAGGAGTTCCTCGCGACCGTCGCGCGCCTCCCGCTCTCCACCGTCGAGGCCGCCGGGACGGGCGACCTGCTCGCGCGCACGACCAACGACATCCAGTCGGTCGCACAGACGGTGCGGTTCGGCGTGCCGCGCATCCTGGTCGCCGGTGTGACGGCCGTGCTGACCGTGGTCGCGGCGTTCGTCGTGAACCCGGCCGTGGCGGTCGGGATGTTCGCGGGCGTCCCGATCCTCGTCGTGGCGACGCGTTGGTACCTCAAGCGCTCGGGCCCCGGGTATCAGCGGCAGCTCGCCTCCTACGCGACGCTCGGCGGCGCGATCAGCGAGACCGTCGACGGCGTCCGCACGATCGAGGCGCTGAGCCTCGCGCCGGCGCAGCGGTCGAAGGTCGACGCGGCCCTGCGCGAGCGGCGCGAGTCGGAGTGGTACACGCTGTGGCTGCGGTCGTGGTTCTTCCCGATGACCGACATCTCGTTCCTCCTGCCGGTGATCGTGGTGCTGGCGTGGGGCGCGTTCCTCGTCGGCTCGGGCGCAGCCTCCATCGGCGCCGTGACGGCCGTCGCGCTGTACGCGATGCAGTTGGTGTCGCCGGTGGACGAGCTGATCAGCTGGCTGGACGAGATCCAGGTCGGCACCACCGCGCTCTCGCGCATCATCGGCGTCGCGGACGTGCCGGAGGACCGCCACGCGACGGGCGAGACCCCGGCGGACGAGCACGTGGTCGCCTCCGACGTCCGCTACGCGTACCGGGAGGGCGTGGAGGTGCTGCACGGCGTCTCCCTCGACCTCGCGGTGGGCGAGCGCCTGGCGATCGTCGGCCCGTCGGGCTCGGGCAAGTCGACGCTCGGGAGGCTGATGGCCGGCATCACGGAGCCCACCTCGGGTCGCGTGACCGTGGGCGGCGTGCGGCTTGTCGACCTGCCGCTGGACGACCTGCGCAGCCATGTCGCCCTGGTCACGCAGGAGCACCACGTCTTCGTGGGCACGATCGCCGACAACCTCTCGCTCGCCCGCCCGGGCGCCGGCCGCGACGAGCTCGCCCGCGCCCTGCGCGTGGTCGACGCGCTGCGCTGGGTCGCCGCGATGCCGAAGGGCCTCGACACGGTCGTCGGCTCGGGCGGCGTCGTGCTCACCCCCGCCCAGGCCCAGCAGCTCGCCCTCGCACGCCTGGTACTGCTCGACCCGCACACGCTCATCCTCGACGAGGCCACCTCGCTGCTCGACCCCACCGCCGCCCGCGACCTCGAGCGCGCGATGAACCGGGTGCTCGAAGGCCGCACCGTCGTCGCCATCGCCCACCGCCTCCACACCGCCCACGACGCGGACCGCATCGCGGTCGTCCGCGACGGCTACGTGGACGAGCTGGGCAGCCACGACGAGCTGGTGGCGGCGGGCGGCGCGTACGCGGAGCTGTGGGCGTCGTGGCACGGGGGCGGGCGGTGA
- a CDS encoding Gfo/Idh/MocA family protein, with protein sequence MSHPLAVAAIGFWHVHAGDYARAAEQHPDTALVAVWDDDEQRGRAAAEEFGVEFVADLDELLARPDLDGVTITTSTDVHHDVISRAVAAGKHVFTEKLLAPTVDEAEDLVHRASAAGVALVVSLPRLYDDYTVAIERILDEGSLGDLTYSRVRLAHDGWVAGWLPERFADPAEATGGALTDLGCHPAYLTRLYHRAEPLTVTASYGSVTGRRVEDNAVVTAEFPGGRLGVFEASVVTTPGAFTVELRGTRASVMFGFGGERLLAKGGDFGDEWQEIPLPESRPGAFAQWVQHIHDGTTADDNLEHAVALTRTVVAANASAEAGRAVAWSAATATAPVR encoded by the coding sequence ATGTCCCATCCACTCGCAGTGGCAGCGATCGGCTTCTGGCATGTGCACGCGGGAGACTACGCGCGCGCCGCCGAGCAGCACCCCGACACGGCGCTCGTCGCCGTCTGGGACGACGACGAGCAGCGCGGCCGGGCCGCCGCCGAGGAATTCGGCGTGGAGTTCGTCGCCGACCTCGACGAGCTGCTCGCCCGGCCCGACCTCGACGGCGTCACCATCACCACGTCCACCGACGTCCACCACGACGTCATCTCCCGTGCCGTCGCGGCCGGCAAGCACGTCTTCACCGAGAAGCTGCTCGCCCCCACGGTGGACGAAGCCGAGGACCTCGTCCACCGCGCCTCCGCCGCGGGTGTCGCGCTCGTCGTGTCGCTCCCCCGGCTCTACGACGACTACACCGTGGCGATCGAGCGCATCCTCGACGAAGGATCCCTCGGCGACCTGACGTACTCGCGCGTCCGCCTCGCACACGACGGCTGGGTCGCCGGTTGGCTGCCGGAGCGTTTCGCCGACCCGGCAGAGGCCACCGGCGGCGCGCTCACCGATCTCGGCTGCCACCCGGCGTACCTCACCCGGCTCTACCACCGGGCCGAGCCGCTGACCGTCACCGCCAGTTACGGAAGCGTCACCGGCCGTCGCGTCGAGGACAACGCCGTGGTCACGGCCGAGTTCCCCGGCGGACGGTTGGGCGTCTTCGAGGCGAGCGTCGTCACGACACCGGGCGCCTTCACCGTCGAGCTGCGCGGCACGCGGGCATCAGTGATGTTCGGCTTCGGCGGCGAGCGCCTCCTGGCCAAGGGCGGCGACTTCGGCGACGAGTGGCAGGAGATCCCGCTGCCGGAAAGCCGGCCGGGCGCCTTCGCACAGTGGGTGCAGCACATCCACGACGGCACGACGGCCGACGACAACCTGGAGCACGCGGTCGCGCTCACGCGGACCGTCGTCGCGGCGAACGCCTCGGCCGAAGCCGGGCGTGCTGTGGCGTGGTCGGCGGCGACCGCGACAGCGCCGGTGCGCTGA
- a CDS encoding phosphodiesterase encodes MKTRIAEYPRPDHFLLHISDTHLLAGGEQLYGSVDSEAHLRALLGDVEASRGRPEAIVFTGDLADRGQPDAYRRLRELVEPAAERMGARVIWVMGNHDERNAFRHGLLDQAPQLQPDGEARPIDEVHWLGGLRIIVLDSTVPGHHHGDISESQLDWLAAELSIDAPEGSILAMHHPPVPSVLDLAVSVELRDQARLAEVLEGSDVRGIIAGHLHYSSTATFAGIPVSVASASCYTQDLNVPVGGTRGRDGARAFNLVHVYPTTVLHSVVPLGAFPTLDYIDAEESARRLEADGIRIPAASRIAPPTEPISVLA; translated from the coding sequence GTGAAGACGCGAATCGCGGAGTATCCGCGGCCCGACCACTTCCTCCTGCACATCAGCGACACGCATCTGCTCGCCGGCGGTGAGCAGCTCTACGGGTCCGTCGACAGCGAAGCCCACCTCCGCGCCCTCCTGGGTGACGTCGAGGCGTCTCGCGGCAGGCCCGAGGCCATCGTGTTCACCGGAGACCTCGCCGACCGCGGGCAGCCGGACGCGTACCGGCGCCTCCGCGAGCTGGTCGAGCCGGCGGCCGAGCGGATGGGCGCCCGGGTGATCTGGGTGATGGGCAATCACGACGAGCGCAACGCGTTCCGGCACGGGCTGCTCGACCAGGCGCCGCAGCTGCAGCCCGACGGCGAGGCGCGGCCGATCGACGAGGTCCACTGGCTCGGCGGCCTGCGCATCATCGTGCTCGACTCCACCGTCCCCGGCCACCACCACGGCGACATCAGCGAGTCGCAGCTCGACTGGCTCGCGGCCGAGCTGTCGATCGACGCGCCGGAGGGCAGCATCCTCGCGATGCACCACCCGCCGGTGCCGAGCGTGCTCGACCTCGCGGTCTCGGTCGAGCTGCGCGACCAGGCGCGGCTGGCGGAGGTGCTCGAGGGCAGCGACGTGCGCGGCATCATCGCGGGCCACCTCCACTACTCCTCGACGGCGACGTTCGCCGGCATCCCGGTCTCGGTGGCGTCGGCGAGCTGCTACACGCAGGACCTCAACGTGCCGGTCGGAGGGACGCGCGGCCGCGACGGCGCCCGCGCCTTCAACCTCGTGCACGTCTACCCGACGACCGTGCTGCACTCGGTGGTGCCGCTGGGCGCGTTCCCCACGCTCGACTACATCGACGCGGAGGAGTCGGCGCGGCGGCTGGAGGCGGACGGCATCCGCATCCCGGCCGCCTCGCGGATCGCCCCGCCGACGGAGCCGATCAGCGTCCTGGCCTGA
- a CDS encoding stealth conserved region 3 domain-containing protein yields MAEHPPASLSVQPEPVVVTRDSGSAAPRFARDDVVQRKGLFTLVSGPFTPRESMIQDLLAVHDALEGAGIEFLLVRGDDGRLIIALDRRRRKEVAAALAAAFADEPFYARDIDVDGGARGDALLIADGRLSRRKSDVLRLYRPRLEPIGRLRYGSETAFQLEFWRFGDDEIRAPLPNALMRTTLPRSEAVEAEVELYGRRWRTLQHMFDPLASDVAFDIDIVFSWVDGSSAEYQRQRAARQAAYVVGEGDDNEARFRQIDELKYALRSVHMFAPWIRNIYIATDSPVPPWLDAEHPRINIMRSEDFFSDKSGLPTHNSHAVESQLHHIPGLSKHFLYSNDDMFIGRPISPDVFFSPGGVTKFVEAGTRIGLGESDPRRSGFENAARVNRRLLWERFGAVTTRHLEHCAAPLRIDVLREMEQEFAEDFRRTATSPFRSATDISVTNSLYHYYALMTGRAVTQTQAKVLYIETTLKQAPATMKRLLKARDQDMFCLNDGSKPEISVEERTHAVTDFLERYFPFAAPWER; encoded by the coding sequence ATGGCTGAGCATCCACCCGCATCCCTCTCCGTCCAGCCCGAGCCCGTCGTCGTCACCCGCGACTCCGGGTCGGCTGCGCCCCGGTTCGCCCGCGACGACGTCGTGCAGCGGAAGGGGCTGTTCACGCTGGTCTCGGGGCCCTTCACACCGCGGGAGTCGATGATCCAGGATCTGCTCGCCGTGCACGACGCGCTGGAGGGGGCCGGGATCGAGTTCCTGCTGGTTCGCGGCGACGACGGCCGGCTGATCATCGCGCTCGACCGGCGACGCCGCAAGGAGGTCGCCGCCGCGCTCGCGGCCGCGTTCGCCGACGAGCCGTTCTACGCGCGCGACATCGACGTCGACGGCGGGGCGCGCGGTGACGCGCTGCTCATCGCCGACGGGAGGCTGTCGCGGCGCAAGTCCGACGTCCTGCGGCTCTACCGCCCCCGCCTCGAGCCCATCGGGAGGCTGCGTTACGGCTCCGAGACCGCCTTCCAGCTCGAGTTCTGGCGGTTCGGCGACGACGAGATCCGCGCGCCGCTGCCGAACGCGCTCATGCGCACCACCCTCCCCCGCAGCGAGGCGGTCGAGGCCGAGGTGGAGCTGTACGGCCGGCGCTGGCGCACCCTTCAGCACATGTTCGACCCGCTCGCGAGCGACGTCGCCTTCGACATCGACATCGTCTTCTCGTGGGTCGACGGGTCGAGCGCCGAGTACCAGCGGCAGCGCGCCGCCCGCCAGGCCGCCTACGTCGTCGGGGAGGGCGACGACAACGAGGCGCGGTTCCGGCAGATCGACGAGCTCAAGTACGCGCTGCGCAGCGTGCACATGTTCGCGCCGTGGATCCGCAACATCTACATCGCGACCGACTCGCCGGTGCCGCCGTGGCTCGATGCCGAGCATCCGCGCATCAACATCATGCGCAGCGAGGACTTCTTCAGCGACAAGAGCGGCCTCCCTACGCACAACTCCCACGCGGTCGAGAGCCAGCTGCACCACATCCCCGGCCTGTCGAAGCACTTCCTGTACTCGAACGACGACATGTTCATCGGCCGCCCGATCTCGCCCGACGTGTTCTTCTCGCCGGGCGGTGTGACGAAGTTCGTGGAGGCCGGAACCCGCATCGGCCTCGGCGAGTCCGACCCGCGGCGCAGCGGCTTCGAGAACGCGGCCCGCGTCAACCGCCGCCTGCTCTGGGAGCGGTTCGGCGCCGTCACCACGCGCCACCTCGAGCACTGCGCCGCCCCGCTGCGCATCGACGTGCTGCGCGAGATGGAGCAGGAGTTCGCCGAAGACTTCCGTCGCACGGCCACGAGCCCCTTCCGGTCGGCGACCGACATCTCCGTCACGAACTCGCTGTACCACTACTACGCGCTGATGACCGGCCGCGCGGTGACCCAGACGCAGGCGAAGGTGCTCTACATCGAGACGACGCTGAAGCAGGCGCCCGCCACGATGAAGCGCCTGCTGAAGGCCCGCGACCAGGACATGTTCTGCCTCAACGACGGCTCCAAGCCCGAGATCTCGGTGGAGGAGCGGACGCACGCGGTGACGGACTTCCTGGAGCGGTACTTCCCGTTCGCGGCGCCGTGGGAGCGGTGA
- a CDS encoding glycosyl hydrolase 2 galactose-binding domain-containing protein yields the protein MRASTTITVDGDGWTVREALGDTAEWYLGAPLPVAGNNVAEASAAIAAAPGWLPATVPGSVIDDLHRAGEVPDPRVGRNSRASEWVAERSWVYRRAVEVPAGVDARVALLEFDGVDPGADVYWDGDLVGSIDGLYRRGRFELTAAQTTPGRHKLALHVLPAPASEPQVGRTERVRVHAPRLGYGWDFSPRLRHQGIWRSARLRFGDALLREVEVRARVEPQHSAEAVGATGLEGVVEARWEAPLISGSATPASRVTITVMPETKPNDMSQHAAGGRDDTARPANSIVEPATAVAATGAGAVDAAVAPTDIDGTEATATATEANGMASATVTAPTRSGTATLRLPSPALWHPNTAGSQPLYRVTVTLTDADGRVLDSTSRLTGFRTAELVRNEGAPADARGYTAVVNGTPVAMVGWNWTPADTLFGAIRDETVEHLLGLAAASGARMVRVWGGGLIESEHFYETCDRLGLLVWQEFSQSSSGMQSAPSTDPAFVALMREEAEAIVPTRVHHPSLLVWGGGNELDEGGVPLDDTRSPVLAALHETVEARDPGRSWLPTSPTGPEFHNRLDRIRANPGGQHDVHGPWEHQGLVAQYELYNAGTNLAHSEFGVEGMTNLRSLEALIPEPDRWPADRTNPVYRHLGEWWNNATQVNALFGARPRDLETLNRASQLLQATGLQYAVEADRRRWPRNAMVLPWQLNESFPNAWCTAAVDYRGEPKPAFHAVARAFERRRATLRVTRAVWAGEQEARVEAWLWAEDPVAAGSTVTLRVRGLRGEVLAEERGRVEVVDRPVFASDLAVPVADLPEVFLWEAEWRDPSGAEIDVERMIATTTSDFGALFDVPQTTLEVEAVAGSVRVRNVGGAAALTVRVVDARPAAAPGWLLAGGDPRPLLPGEERTLTVGWSHAQPGPARLESWNAPPLVVAPQATAPRTIDPRLPETHRVGSRPVQNAVVQ from the coding sequence GTGCGAGCATCGACGACGATCACCGTGGACGGCGACGGCTGGACCGTGCGCGAGGCACTCGGCGACACGGCCGAGTGGTATCTCGGCGCGCCCCTGCCCGTCGCCGGTAACAACGTGGCGGAGGCGTCGGCGGCCATCGCGGCGGCGCCCGGCTGGTTGCCGGCGACCGTTCCCGGCAGCGTGATCGACGACCTCCACCGCGCCGGGGAGGTGCCCGATCCACGGGTCGGCCGCAACAGCCGTGCGAGCGAATGGGTGGCGGAGCGGTCATGGGTGTACCGCCGGGCGGTGGAGGTGCCGGCCGGCGTGGACGCACGGGTCGCCCTCCTCGAGTTCGACGGCGTCGACCCGGGCGCGGACGTCTACTGGGACGGCGACCTGGTCGGCTCCATCGACGGCTTGTACCGGCGGGGCCGCTTCGAGCTGACGGCCGCGCAGACCACGCCCGGACGCCACAAGCTGGCTCTGCACGTGCTCCCGGCGCCGGCCTCGGAGCCGCAGGTGGGCCGCACGGAACGCGTCCGCGTGCACGCCCCGCGCCTCGGCTACGGCTGGGACTTCAGCCCCCGCCTCCGCCACCAGGGCATCTGGCGCAGCGCCCGGCTTCGGTTCGGGGATGCGCTGCTGCGCGAGGTGGAGGTGCGGGCGCGGGTGGAGCCGCAGCACTCGGCCGAGGCAGTGGGTGCGACCGGTCTCGAAGGCGTTGTGGAGGCGAGGTGGGAGGCGCCGCTGATCTCGGGCTCCGCAACCCCCGCCTCCCGCGTCACGATCACGGTCATGCCGGAGACCAAACCGAACGATATGTCGCAACACGCCGCCGGTGGTAGGGACGACACGGCACGTCCCGCCAACTCGATCGTTGAGCCGGCCACGGCAGTGGCGGCGACCGGCGCGGGCGCGGTCGATGCGGCTGTCGCTCCGACCGACATCGACGGTACCGAGGCCACCGCGACCGCCACCGAAGCGAACGGCATGGCGAGCGCGACCGTGACCGCACCGACCCGCTCCGGCACCGCCACCCTCCGTCTCCCTTCCCCCGCCCTCTGGCACCCCAACACAGCCGGCTCCCAGCCGCTCTACCGCGTCACAGTCACCCTCACCGACGCCGATGGCCGCGTGCTCGACAGCACCTCACGGCTCACCGGCTTCCGCACGGCCGAACTCGTCCGCAACGAGGGCGCTCCCGCCGACGCCCGCGGGTATACCGCCGTCGTCAACGGCACGCCCGTCGCCATGGTCGGCTGGAACTGGACTCCTGCGGACACGCTGTTCGGCGCCATCCGGGATGAGACCGTCGAGCACCTGCTCGGGCTGGCAGCGGCCTCCGGGGCGCGGATGGTGCGGGTCTGGGGCGGCGGGCTGATCGAGTCCGAGCACTTCTATGAGACGTGCGACCGGCTCGGGCTGCTGGTGTGGCAGGAGTTCTCGCAGTCCAGCTCCGGTATGCAGAGCGCGCCGAGCACGGATCCGGCCTTCGTCGCGCTCATGCGCGAGGAGGCGGAGGCGATCGTGCCGACGCGCGTGCACCATCCCTCCCTCCTGGTCTGGGGAGGCGGCAACGAGCTCGACGAGGGAGGGGTGCCGCTCGACGACACCCGGTCGCCGGTGCTCGCGGCCCTGCATGAGACCGTGGAGGCACGCGATCCGGGGCGCTCCTGGCTGCCGACCTCGCCGACCGGGCCGGAGTTCCACAACCGGCTCGACCGCATCCGCGCGAACCCCGGTGGCCAGCACGATGTGCACGGGCCGTGGGAGCACCAGGGGCTCGTGGCGCAGTACGAGCTGTACAACGCCGGCACCAACCTCGCGCACTCCGAGTTCGGCGTCGAGGGGATGACGAACCTCCGCTCGCTGGAGGCCCTCATCCCCGAGCCCGACCGCTGGCCTGCCGACCGCACCAATCCGGTGTACCGGCACCTCGGCGAGTGGTGGAACAACGCGACGCAGGTGAACGCGCTGTTCGGCGCACGCCCCCGCGACCTCGAGACGCTCAACCGAGCGTCCCAGCTGCTGCAGGCGACGGGACTTCAGTACGCAGTGGAGGCAGACCGGCGCCGTTGGCCGCGCAACGCGATGGTGCTGCCGTGGCAGTTGAACGAGAGCTTCCCGAACGCGTGGTGCACCGCCGCCGTGGACTACCGCGGAGAGCCCAAGCCCGCCTTCCATGCGGTGGCGCGCGCCTTCGAGAGGCGTCGGGCGACGCTGCGCGTGACGCGGGCGGTGTGGGCCGGCGAGCAGGAGGCACGGGTGGAGGCGTGGCTCTGGGCCGAGGACCCGGTGGCGGCGGGCTCCACGGTGACGCTGCGCGTGCGGGGGCTGCGGGGCGAGGTGTTGGCCGAGGAGAGGGGGCGCGTGGAGGTCGTCGACCGGCCCGTGTTCGCGAGCGACCTCGCGGTGCCCGTCGCCGACCTGCCGGAGGTGTTCCTCTGGGAAGCGGAGTGGCGTGACCCGTCGGGCGCCGAGATCGACGTGGAGCGGATGATCGCGACCACGACCTCCGACTTCGGCGCGCTGTTCGATGTGCCGCAGACGACGCTGGAGGTGGAGGCTGTGGCCGGCAGCGTGCGCGTCCGCAACGTCGGCGGGGCGGCGGCGCTCACTGTGCGGGTGGTCGACGCGCGGCCGGCCGCCGCACCCGGCTGGCTGCTCGCCGGGGGTGATCCGCGTCCGCTGCTTCCCGGGGAGGAACGAACGCTCACGGTCGGTTGGTCGCACGCACAGCCCGGCCCGGCGCGCCTCGAATCCTGGAACGCGCCTCCCCTTGTCGTCGCGCCGCAGGCCACGGCGCCGCGTACGATCGACCCCCGCCTTCCGGAAACGCACCGCGTAGGTTCACGGCCCGTTCAGAATGCGGTGGTGCAATAA
- a CDS encoding SDR family oxidoreductase → MADTTSSSPFTAPQLTAPRTAIVTGSDSGIGRATAVALAQAGLDVGITWHSDEDGAKETARLVEQEGRRAVIAQLDTTDAPACGDVVDRMAEQLGGCDVFVNNAGLNGGTPFFETDWETWRTTVAGDLDGAFVCIQRMARRMVDAGRGGRIIGVTSVHEHQPRVGSAAYDAAKHGLGGLLKTLALELGEYGITCNAVAPGEISTPMNDAEDVDPHEQHRPGIPLGRPGDAREVAAVIAFLASPAASYITGASLVVDGGMLQMGPQAGSHLVSDDWRRL, encoded by the coding sequence ATGGCTGACACGACCTCCTCATCCCCGTTCACCGCCCCCCAGCTCACCGCGCCCCGCACGGCCATCGTGACCGGGTCCGACTCCGGCATCGGCCGGGCCACGGCGGTCGCGCTGGCGCAGGCCGGCCTGGACGTCGGCATCACCTGGCACTCCGACGAGGACGGCGCGAAGGAGACCGCGCGCCTGGTCGAGCAGGAGGGCCGCCGCGCCGTGATCGCACAGCTCGACACCACCGACGCTCCCGCGTGCGGCGACGTGGTCGACCGCATGGCCGAGCAGCTCGGCGGCTGCGACGTCTTCGTCAACAACGCGGGACTCAACGGCGGGACGCCCTTCTTCGAGACCGACTGGGAGACCTGGCGCACGACCGTCGCCGGCGACCTCGACGGCGCGTTCGTCTGCATCCAGCGCATGGCCCGGCGGATGGTCGATGCCGGACGCGGCGGCCGCATCATCGGCGTGACCAGCGTGCACGAGCACCAGCCGCGCGTCGGCTCGGCCGCCTACGACGCGGCGAAGCACGGCCTCGGCGGCCTGCTCAAGACGCTCGCCCTGGAGCTCGGCGAGTACGGGATCACCTGCAACGCGGTCGCCCCGGGCGAGATCTCGACCCCGATGAACGATGCGGAGGATGTGGACCCTCACGAGCAGCACCGCCCCGGCATCCCGCTGGGCCGCCCGGGGGACGCCCGCGAGGTCGCGGCCGTGATCGCATTCCTCGCGTCTCCCGCCGCGTCGTACATCACCGGCGCGTCGCTGGTCGTGGACGGTGGGATGCTGCAGATGGGACCGCAGGCGGGGTCGCACCTGGTCTCGGACGACTGGCGGCGGCTGTAG
- a CDS encoding Gfo/Idh/MocA family protein, with the protein MTIAHSTPARTVRIGLIGAGGIAGAHVAGYLRNPETVTFAAVADPVRESAEARAGDSGAQIFADYATMLAEADIDAVDICLPHHLHKDAIVAAARAGKHILCEKPLCLSPEEAAEVTAAVQESGVTLMCAHNQLFLPAVAKAKELIESGVLGRVYEVRTTDSFFNDFDPSNMGWRAHAATSGGGELIDTGYHPTYLLLHLAGGSPVEVTAMLATHRLSFMEGEDSATVLVRFDNGVIGTIVTSWAYQPADGTERFSAVGELGSLTSDGTTLSYRRRGDAEPTTLDLEPVHEFGAEIEHFARSILDGTRPLHTEKEGIEVLGIILGAYESARTRTIAPVGSLVSA; encoded by the coding sequence ATGACCATCGCCCACAGCACCCCAGCACGCACTGTCCGCATCGGCCTCATCGGCGCCGGCGGCATCGCCGGAGCCCACGTCGCGGGTTACCTCCGCAACCCGGAGACGGTGACGTTCGCCGCCGTCGCCGACCCGGTCCGCGAGAGCGCGGAAGCCCGCGCAGGCGACTCCGGCGCGCAGATCTTCGCCGACTACGCGACGATGCTCGCCGAGGCCGACATCGACGCGGTCGACATCTGCCTGCCGCACCACCTCCACAAGGACGCGATCGTGGCAGCGGCCCGCGCCGGCAAGCACATCCTCTGCGAGAAGCCACTCTGTCTCTCCCCCGAGGAGGCGGCGGAGGTCACCGCGGCGGTCCAGGAGTCCGGCGTCACCCTCATGTGCGCCCACAATCAGCTGTTCCTTCCGGCCGTCGCCAAGGCGAAGGAGCTGATCGAGTCAGGCGTGCTGGGTCGGGTGTACGAGGTGCGCACCACCGACTCGTTCTTCAACGACTTCGACCCGTCGAACATGGGCTGGCGCGCGCACGCGGCGACGAGCGGGGGTGGCGAGCTGATCGACACCGGCTACCACCCGACCTACCTGCTGCTGCACCTGGCGGGCGGCTCCCCGGTCGAGGTCACCGCCATGCTGGCGACGCACCGCCTCTCCTTCATGGAGGGTGAGGACTCCGCCACCGTCCTGGTCCGCTTCGACAACGGCGTGATCGGGACGATCGTCACCAGCTGGGCCTACCAGCCGGCCGACGGCACCGAGCGCTTCTCGGCGGTGGGCGAGCTCGGCAGCCTCACCAGCGACGGCACCACGCTCAGCTACCGCCGCCGCGGCGACGCAGAGCCCACGACGCTCGACCTCGAACCGGTCCACGAGTTCGGCGCCGAGATCGAGCACTTCGCCCGCAGCATCCTCGACGGCACCCGCCCCCTCCACACCGAGAAGGAGGGCATCGAGGTCCTCGGCATCATCCTCGGCGCCTACGAGTCCGCCCGCACGCGCACCATCGCCCCGGTCGGGTCGCTGGTGTCGGCGTAG
- a CDS encoding GNAT family N-acetyltransferase, with product MDAFPLRIELPGHPGATLRRLERDDRAIELALARVPDVPPRTMYPADLDDAGARLRAERNVAAAEAGSGIRYVIDDRGSALGTAGMGRSDVGFEVFYALLPEGRGRGLATAAVRALASWLADQGEKVLWLSTLVGNDASEAVAERCGFTRDHSGTHLDGRPLTAWRLSLRPPHASEPQADTPS from the coding sequence ATGGACGCGTTCCCGCTACGGATCGAGTTGCCCGGCCACCCCGGCGCCACCCTGCGCCGCCTCGAGAGGGACGACCGCGCGATCGAGCTGGCGCTCGCGCGCGTGCCCGACGTCCCCCCGCGAACCATGTACCCGGCCGATCTGGACGACGCCGGCGCCCGCCTCCGCGCCGAGCGCAACGTGGCGGCGGCGGAGGCCGGCAGCGGCATCCGATACGTGATCGACGACCGCGGATCCGCCCTCGGCACGGCGGGCATGGGCCGCAGCGATGTCGGCTTCGAGGTCTTCTACGCCCTCCTGCCCGAGGGTCGCGGCCGAGGCCTCGCCACCGCGGCGGTCCGTGCGCTCGCGTCCTGGCTCGCCGACCAGGGCGAGAAGGTCCTCTGGCTGAGCACGCTCGTCGGCAACGACGCCAGCGAAGCAGTCGCCGAGCGCTGCGGCTTCACCCGCGACCACTCCGGAACCCACCTCGACGGCCGCCCCCTGACGGCCTGGCGGCTCAGCCTGCGACCCCCTCACGCATCGGAGCCGCAGGCAGACACCCCCTCCTGA